DNA from Serinus canaria isolate serCan28SL12 chromosome 13, serCan2020, whole genome shotgun sequence:
GCAGGGACTCAGTACAATTCTTTAAAGGACCAAATCTtccctgcctttcttttcctattgTTAGACTGTAACTCAGtcaaatttctgcttttgttatttttagttgctgataattttttcaggctttttttccttgggtgCTGGAAGTAATTTTTCCAGCCACTGATTGCAACCACAACCCCTCTGAGGCTCTCCAGCTTGTGATCTGAGTGAGATTGCTTTATTGGTGTTTTGAAAAAGAATGTTGGAAAAAATCATCTTGCAATCATAAGTGTTTAGGAGGAATctacagcagcagccagccagtcaaaaatgcaatttcagtgtgttttcaTGTTGTTAAAACTACAAACTGTGCTTATTTCTTGGGAGGCGCTTGGGAGCTTATAAAATTTTTCAGGCCACACTTGAGCACATACCTTAAAACTGttcttctttaaaatatgtttttttgtTACAAACATTGAAAGTAAAAAAGCTAACCTATTTTTAAGAAGGATTTTATCAAAGAGCTACAGTTGAAAGAACAACATTGCTGCTCTCATTCCTACCTCTCCTAGTCACTGCAAAATTGAAGATTTGAAGTCAAGCCTGCGGAGCTGGGTTTGAAAGCTGTATTCCATGAAACCTGGAAATGCTTCCTGTCTGCCTACAGTAGATTGTATTCTATAGGCTGTTTGTTGGAAATGTGCATTGCCATGCTTCTGGAGAATGAATCCTCTGCCTTACCTTGCTGCTCAGGCAGTGTCCTGACCTGGCTAGCAAAATAAAGCTTATGAAATAAGCTAAGGAAATACAGATGGACCTCAGTGGTTCCCTCATGTGCAAGGCTAAATCTCAGGAGCTGAACCACTgagctcctcagctcccagcccagcatggtgTGTCAGGCTCCCTAGAGCTCAGAGAGTGTGTCTCATGTGCTGCACTGCCCCTCACCACGGCAAAGGCTCGTGTAAaacaatccctgctttattctgtagAACCAAAGCAAATCTAAaggttattttttgtttctggtCTATGGCACTCAGTGAGTGCAAGCTCCTGGAAATGCAGAAGGGCTTGTCCACCTataccagcagcagcaagcagatCCCTGCATTTATTCTGCCACTTGCCCTAAGGAACTGATTCTCACTTGCTGGAAGGATGTTTGCATGAATGCACAGCTATAGAAATAGAAGTGGTTTCACTCATCCTGTGATAAATAAGCTGCAAAACTGAAAGTCTTTGCAATTACAGCTCAGATTTCAGGTTCAACTTCTTTGTTCACAGATATGCAGTTTCCCATTGATGTAAAAACTGTGAGGAGAGATCATGAATTTTTAGATGGAGATGCGATTGAATCACTGTTCAGGTAAACATTAACCATGGATCATCTttggcacccccagccccccagtgACTTGTTACTCATCTTCTCATGCCTCTGCTTTTGTCAGAGAGGAACAAAGTCACCAAATCTCTGACTGAAGGAAATCACTTCAGCACACAGTTTAGTGCCACTAGAGTTAGTTGATTTAGGAATTAAAAGGTAAAGTAAGCACATGTCTGCACTTCCTCTTCAGCCAAGCTCTCAGGGATGTTACACTGAgcattaaatatcttttttgtGATGTAAAATAGCTGCAAGCTGATTAAAAATAACCAGTTCCCTGCAAGCATGGCAGGCTGCTCTCTGGGATCATGTATAATGGAGTGCAGGAATTTCCTCCAACTCCTATTCCAGCAggtagacagaaaaaaattatctgcatgagatctcttctgttttcctgaatattttttgGGTGAGAAGCAAAGGTAGTGGTTTGAAGTTACTGCTGTTCAGAGCACACAAGTGAAGCTGCACTGCCAGTGCCAAGTCAGACTCAGGGCCCTGTGGAATTTCCCCAAGGAACAGTGCCAGGACAGTGTGGGGCTCCTGCTTCATTGGCACTGCAGTTACTGCAGCCTCCTCATGGGGAGATTGTCTAGCAGAGTTTCTTCAGCAGAAATTATGGTTTCTAACACTTAGGGTGCTGCAAAGTTCCTCTCCTGGCGAGGTGTTCTGGtccttttctgtgctgtcaggTCACCTGAACTCCAGCTATGCCTGCACCAGAGCACCAGGAGGAGTTGTTCACACTCATCCCTAAAGCCCAGCAGATATCAGAGAACATTGGGTGTATTTTGTTCCTTGGTGTCACTTCTGTCCTGGGTGCTCCTTGGGGACTCTCTGTGTGCCTCCTCTTGATGTCACTTATTGTTTGACAACTAAGTGATTGACTAGTCTGGGCACCTTACTGGTTCCACaagctttaattaaaattatagaTAATGCAGGCCTTCCAGAGATACAGGTTAACatcttgattttaattttttttcaagaagccCACACAgagtttcatttatttccaaaatcttAAATCAATATGAAGTTTTTCACGACCAGTAAAGCtaataatgtgatttttttttttttacattaaatgaTTGATAATACCTTTCTTCTCAGTTTTAAGATGGCAGAACTGGAAGTGTGAACATCATGGTGTTGTTATTGGTGCTGGTTTTGGGGCCAGTGTATGGGAGCCTCTAGCAGAGTGCCAGTCTTTGACAATAGTGAAGACTCCATGGTAGAAGATCACAACTAGTTTGGTGCATGTTTGTTTTCAAGCAATAAAATAGTTGAAATTTAAAACTCCTGTGTTTTTTCTCAAACCCTAGAAGGTTGAACACATTGAACAAGTATGCATCAATGAAAGTGGAAATAAGCCGTGACAGGAAACGGGTATGTCTGTAACATACAGTTCCTGTTCTCATTAAAGATGTGTTGAGCTCTTGTATCAAACACCTGGGTTTAAAAGTGCATGAAGGATTAGCAATTCCTGAACTTTCCTTTCTATTCCATCCCACAAAGATCTGCTATTTGCATGTTACATTGAGAAAACATAGGGATGGAGATTGCAACTAGGTAATGTTTGAAACTTTGCAAGGCAGGTTAGGGGTGGCTTttgaaacacttttaaaatttgactTGACACACATTACTGTCCAAAAATTCAGTGAGAGAGGAGAAGCTACCCCAAAGACCCATCTCAGCATGGCTGTCATTGCTTTCCTAAGTAGTTTCCTACCTTATTTAAGTGCTGAAAGTGAAATTTCACTCCTGTTGACTTAACTAAGAAATTAAAAGGGCAATCCAAATGCTCAGCCAATACAAGCTGGGTAGGTTTTAGCTGTGCTGtctttgtgctctgctgctgcagctaaATCAGAGTGGTGGCCACAGCttggctgggcagcaccagctctgccaagcCTCTGAGCCATCGTGGATTAACTGCAGGACTAGGAGAAAATAATGCCATCTCCTGGAAAAATGGCTGGGTTCTGGAGAGTTCTGCTCTCTCTTAGGGCAGGATGGGGCAAGAGAAGAGACAGGTGGCTCCCATTTCTTGAACCTTTCACTGTCCCAGTGTTCCCTCAGAGTGGGACAATCCAGCAAAGGGGGCACCTGGTGCAGGTGGCAAGGGAGGCTGAGGGCTCCAAAGGGTGCACAGACACTGATGCTGCCACAGACCCACAGGCAAACACTTCTTTACCTGAAAGTGGATGGGTTTTGGTCACAGAAGTGTGAGAGTGCTTGATTTGTTTGACTTTAGGAAAGGCAGTGTAAACCCAATACAATCATCTTTCAAAACCCTTGGATTTGccacaaagggatttttcaccCTTAGATCAAATCTGTCACTTTTTCTTGTGGTAAACTGCCCAGATTTATCAGCATGCTTGGGCATCATTTGTCAGCATGTTTTTCAACTAACTTAGGGCAGATCTTCAGTGTCTGAATGGTCACATTTCCCTGTGTTGGTCGTGGGGGTTTTGGAGGTCAGCAGAAAATATAAGTCTACTTTTTATGTTAAACTgctttttgtcatttaaaattTGCCCAACTTTGCCCTTgaatttgtgttgttttgttttctcctcctaAGAGTGATGGCTCTGAGGACGATGAGCCCTGTGCAATAAGTGACAGATGGGCTTATGAGAGGTGCAGCCAGCGGTGGTCTCGCATCGGGAGCCtggcagctttcccagcagaggaaggggctgctgctcccagcccaggctctccaGTGTTGAGGGCCATCAACAACGAAGACAGTGTCTGTCTGGATCATGGTGAGAAGCACGATGTGTCCTCAATtcacagcaccagcagtgctgaCAGTGACATTGTTAACTCCCAAAAACCTTTTGAAGATGTGGAAAGCAGCACGAGCTCCTCAAGATGTTCCTCAGTTAAGGTGCCTTCACTGGACTCTGCTTTCAGTTGTTCTCCTCCCCAcagtgaatttttaaatatcaccAGTGAGGAGAAGCTTTTGGATAAGTCACCCTCTAAAAAGAGGAAGAGCCTTCTAAAGAAAATGGAGAAGCTGCACTTAAGGAGCTGCAATTTAAGGAGTGGTCAGTCAAAGGCCAAGCCCATAATAAGTGAACCTGTTCTTCTGGAAGGACTTAATGAAGAAAAGATGAAGATGCTGAACTGTGTAAATATTTCTGACCTCTCTGGCATCCGAACAAAGAacaattcttccttttctccccagagctgccacagcagcagtcagtctgcaaacagcagcacagggagcactgCAAGCCCTGTCATAAAGCCAGGCAGCCCCTGTGGAGGAAGGAGGATGTGTGCAGAGCACATGGACACCAGCAAGCTGTTGCTGGGGAATGATCTATCCCAGCAAAACCTAAAAAATGACATGACATTACAGAAGAGCCAGGTGTTTCAAATACCACAAGGCCATAAACCTGGCACTTTCCCCACAGTGCTTACAGATAGCTCCCTGTCTGCAGACAGCTCTTCTGTCAACTGGAGAACTGGGAGCTTCCACgggtgcaggaggagcaggagcagttcCAGGGGTGCCAGGAGCCCCGTGCTGGGCAGGGATCACAGGCTGAGTGTGTATGACAACATGCCCAGCCCCgagctgcagggcctggagcaggtgGGCGACGACGACGTTTTCTCAGAGCTGAACAGTGTCATTGCAGATGTCAATGGTCTCAAAAAGCTGGTTGATCAGTGGACAGAGAAGTTCTCAGATGATGGGGATCCCGACTTTACCAGTGACTTGACCTCTTTGtatcccccctcccccaaagAAAGCTCTGTTGAAGCAGAGGGCTCAGAAGATAAGGCagcaggggaggctgggggagagagcagctgtggcctGGGCAAGGAGATTGGTTCTGCAGACCTGGAATACATCACAGACTCTAAAAAGACCAACAGGTCAGCCATCCTTGGGTTTGCCTTTGATTCTGTCCACTCAAAATAGAATTGATTTGCCAGAACAAAGTATTCTAAAGTCTGTCCTAGGTAGCAGGGTCtgccctgctggtggcaggTACTGCTCTACAGGTACCAATATCTGACCTCTGCTAAGAGCAGGACACTCATaatctgcacaagcactcaGGGTTTGGAATCAGGGAAACAGTTTGTATGGCCAGAGGCTCTCCTGGATGGGAAGTACCTTGTTTAAGTGCAAATAACTGCAGGTCATTTAGAGTCTTGGGTGCTTCACAGATGCAGGTAGGAAACAGGGATGGTGGAAATGATCCTAAACTTAAGCAATATTTGTCCCATAGGCACAGGAAGCAGCACTGGTGTGTGGAAGAGAACCTGGAAagcctttccctgcaggctgaTGGCCAGTCAGCTGCCCAGCTGGCCCGCACACAAAAGCTGGCATTGTTGAAACTCACAGCTTTAATGGACAGATATTCCCCTTCCAGCAAGCAGGGCTGGAACTGGTAAGTTGTCTGATATTAAAACAGCCTGAGCTAGAAAGAGAGGAGTTGATGTAAACATGTGAATTTCCTTGTTTGCCTGCATTGCTCAAGTTCAAGATGAAGAATTCCATCCTATTTAAATTGCCAGCAGCTTTGTGGCTGTTTCCATGGCTCCAGGATTTCCTGCTGTGGGCTGTACTTTGGCCCCTCGCTGCTGGTTGTGCTGATTTTTAGGCACATCATAGTTACTCTTTAAATTTGCCCAATTTTAGGGCTTTTTCAGGGGAccatcccaggggctgtgggaccTGAGGTGAGAGTTGGCTGGGCTGAGAATCCATCCCTTCAGCCCTGAGTGTCTGTTTGAGCCAAACCAGCGACAAATTCAGACACTCAGAGGACTTACATACGTTTTGTGATAGGGAGCTGGTCCTGGAATGTAGACagaatgaaaaaaccccacagtccTGAAAAGGGATGGAATGTATTTCCCATGAGGATGCTTTATTAATTTCAGCAATGAAATGAGGAAGTCATCCCTGTAATTGCCTTTGCTggttttctctccctcctggtgctgtgtgtgcaggtaTGTGGCAGAATTTGGGGCTGTgacaaggagcagctcagccctttcTGATGAGAGTAAAGCAGCAGGTGCAATGTGCTGGACACCTAGTAAGCTGCAATCTCCTGGTTTTCATTTCCAGGACCATACCaaagttcattaaaaaaccaaaagcctCGGACTACAAGGACAAAAATGTGTTTGGGGTTCCTTTACTCCTGAATGTGCAGCGAACGAGCCACCCCCTGCCCAATGGCATCCTGCAAGCCCTGGAGTACCTGAGAAGCCACTTTCTTGACCAGGTATGAACTCAAGGCagcccagaggagctctgggcCATGAGCAGATCTGCTCCAGGGAAGCAGAGTCTCTTTTATACCTTTGTGAAGGACTTTCTTTCCCCCTAAGGCTCTGCATAGGCAGAAgggtgcagctctgagcaggtgGCCTGTGAGGAAATACCAGCACTGATCCCCTCTGGGAACACCTTtagccctgtgctgtgcttttgtGCCTTCCCTCACTGAAAGCCTCTTGGTGCAGGCAGTCAGGCTGTCTTTGCCTGGGGAGGTGTCATGTCTCTGCTCCCCAAGGAGGCAAATCTGCCAGACAATGTCATTGTTCCCTCTGTTCTGTGGCTGC
Protein-coding regions in this window:
- the LOC103817459 gene encoding rho GTPase-activating protein 7-like isoform X1: MTTPEIEAREACDWLRAAGFPQYAQLFEDMQFPIDVKTVRRDHEFLDGDAIESLFRRLNTLNKYASMKVEISRDRKRSDGSEDDEPCAISDRWAYERCSQRWSRIGSLAAFPAEEGAAAPSPGSPVLRAINNEDSVCLDHGEKHDVSSIHSTSSADSDIVNSQKPFEDVESSTSSSRCSSVKVPSLDSAFSCSPPHSEFLNITSEEKLLDKSPSKKRKSLLKKMEKLHLRSCNLRSGQSKAKPIISEPVLLEGLNEEKMKMLNCVNISDLSGIRTKNNSSFSPQSCHSSSQSANSSTGSTASPVIKPGSPCGGRRMCAEHMDTSKLLLGNDLSQQNLKNDMTLQKSQVFQIPQGHKPGTFPTVLTDSSLSADSSSVNWRTGSFHGCRRSRSSSRGARSPVLGRDHRLSVYDNMPSPELQGLEQVGDDDVFSELNSVIADVNGLKKLVDQWTEKFSDDGDPDFTSDLTSLYPPSPKESSVEAEGSEDKAAGEAGGESSCGLGKEIGSADLEYITDSKKTNRHRKQHWCVEENLESLSLQADGQSAAQLARTQKLALLKLTALMDRYSPSSKQGWNWTIPKFIKKPKASDYKDKNVFGVPLLLNVQRTSHPLPNGILQALEYLRSHFLDQVGLFRKSGVKSRILSLREMNETSPNNVCYEGQSAFDVADMVKQYFRDLPEPIFTSRLCESFLHIYQYVPKDEQFQAVQAAILLLPKENREALKILLFFLRDVVAFVEENQMTPTNIAVCLAPSLFHLNTLRRDSSSSSTRSSQRKCSLGKPDQRELNENLAATQGLAHMIMECNRLFQVKLLPASPHHHR
- the LOC103817459 gene encoding rho GTPase-activating protein 7-like isoform X5 — protein: MTTPEIEAREACDWLRAAGFPQYAQLFEDMQFPIDVKTVRRDHEFLDGDAIESLFRRLNTLNKYASMKVEISRDRKRSDGSEDDEPCAISDRWAYERCSQRWSRIGSLAAFPAEEGAAAPSPGSPVLRAINNEDSVCLDHGEKHDVSSIHSTSSADSDIVNSQKPFEDVESSTSSSRCSSVKVPSLDSAFSCSPPHSEFLNITSEEKLLDKSPSKKRKSLLKKMEKLHLRSCNLRSGQSKAKPIISEPVLLEGLNEEKMKMLNCVNISDLSGIRTKNNSSFSPQSCHSSSQSANSSTGSTASPVIKPGSPCGGRRMCAEHMDTSKLLLGNDLSQQNLKNDMTLQKSQVFQIPQGHKPGTFPTVLTDSSLSADSSSVNWRTGSFHGCRRSRSSSRGARSPVLGRDHRLSVYDNMPSPELQGLEQVGDDDVFSELNSVIADVNGLKKLVDQWTEKFSDDGDPDFTSDLTSLYPPSPKESSVEAEGSEDKAAGEAGGESSCGLGKEIGSADLEYITDSKKTNRHRKQHWCVEENLESLSLQADGQSAAQLARTQKLALLKLTALMDRYSPSSKQGWNWTIPKFIKKPKASDYKDKNVFGVPLLLNVQRTSHPLPNGILQALEYLRSHFLDQVGLFRKSGVKSRILSLREMNETSPNNVCYEGQSAFDVADMVKQYFRDLPEPIFTSRLCESFLHIYQYVPKDEQFQAVQAAILLLPKENREALKILLFFLRDVVAFVEENQMTPTNIAVCLAPSLFHLNTLRRDSSSSSTRSSQRKCSLGKPDQRELNENLAATQGLAHMIMECNRLFQTDFPA
- the LOC103817459 gene encoding rho GTPase-activating protein 7-like isoform X2, with the translated sequence MTASEIEAREACDWLRAAGFPQYAQLFEDMQFPIDVKTVRRDHEFLDGDAIESLFRRLNTLNKYASMKVEISRDRKRSDGSEDDEPCAISDRWAYERCSQRWSRIGSLAAFPAEEGAAAPSPGSPVLRAINNEDSVCLDHGEKHDVSSIHSTSSADSDIVNSQKPFEDVESSTSSSRCSSVKVPSLDSAFSCSPPHSEFLNITSEEKLLDKSPSKKRKSLLKKMEKLHLRSCNLRSGQSKAKPIISEPVLLEGLNEEKMKMLNCVNISDLSGIRTKNNSSFSPQSCHSSSQSANSSTGSTASPVIKPGSPCGGRRMCAEHMDTSKLLLGNDLSQQNLKNDMTLQKSQVFQIPQGHKPGTFPTVLTDSSLSADSSSVNWRTGSFHGCRRSRSSSRGARSPVLGRDHRLSVYDNMPSPELQGLEQVGDDDVFSELNSVIADVNGLKKLVDQWTEKFSDDGDPDFTSDLTSLYPPSPKESSVEAEGSEDKAAGEAGGESSCGLGKEIGSADLEYITDSKKTNRHRKQHWCVEENLESLSLQADGQSAAQLARTQKLALLKLTALMDRYSPSSKQGWNWTIPKFIKKPKASDYKDKNVFGVPLLLNVQRTSHPLPNGILQALEYLRSHFLDQVGLFRKSGVKSRILSLREMNETSPNNVCYEGQSAFDVADMVKQYFRDLPEPIFTSRLCESFLHIYQYVPKDEQFQAVQAAILLLPKENREALKILLFFLRDVVAFVEENQMTPTNIAVCLAPSLFHLNTLRRDSSSSSTRSSQRKCSLGKPDQRELNENLAATQGLAHMIMECNRLFQVKLLPASPHHHR
- the LOC103817459 gene encoding rho GTPase-activating protein 7-like isoform X3 encodes the protein MTAPEIEAREACDWLRAAGFPQYAQLFEDMQFPIDVKTVRRDHEFLDGDAIESLFRRLNTLNKYASMKVEISRDRKRSDGSEDDEPCAISDRWAYERCSQRWSRIGSLAAFPAEEGAAAPSPGSPVLRAINNEDSVCLDHGEKHDVSSIHSTSSADSDIVNSQKPFEDVESSTSSSRCSSVKVPSLDSAFSCSPPHSEFLNITSEEKLLDKSPSKKRKSLLKKMEKLHLRSCNLRSGQSKAKPIISEPVLLEGLNEEKMKMLNCVNISDLSGIRTKNNSSFSPQSCHSSSQSANSSTGSTASPVIKPGSPCGGRRMCAEHMDTSKLLLGNDLSQQNLKNDMTLQKSQVFQIPQGHKPGTFPTVLTDSSLSADSSSVNWRTGSFHGCRRSRSSSRGARSPVLGRDHRLSVYDNMPSPELQGLEQVGDDDVFSELNSVIADVNGLKKLVDQWTEKFSDDGDPDFTSDLTSLYPPSPKESSVEAEGSEDKAAGEAGGESSCGLGKEIGSADLEYITDSKKTNRHRKQHWCVEENLESLSLQADGQSAAQLARTQKLALLKLTALMDRYSPSSKQGWNWTIPKFIKKPKASDYKDKNVFGVPLLLNVQRTSHPLPNGILQALEYLRSHFLDQVGLFRKSGVKSRILSLREMNETSPNNVCYEGQSAFDVADMVKQYFRDLPEPIFTSRLCESFLHIYQYVPKDEQFQAVQAAILLLPKENREALKILLFFLRDVVAFVEENQMTPTNIAVCLAPSLFHLNTLRRDSSSSSTRSSQRKCSLGKPDQRELNENLAATQGLAHMIMECNRLFQVKLLPASPHHHR
- the LOC103817459 gene encoding rho GTPase-activating protein 7-like isoform X4, with product MEEIEAREACDWLRAAGFPQYAQLFEDMQFPIDVKTVRRDHEFLDGDAIESLFRRLNTLNKYASMKVEISRDRKRSDGSEDDEPCAISDRWAYERCSQRWSRIGSLAAFPAEEGAAAPSPGSPVLRAINNEDSVCLDHGEKHDVSSIHSTSSADSDIVNSQKPFEDVESSTSSSRCSSVKVPSLDSAFSCSPPHSEFLNITSEEKLLDKSPSKKRKSLLKKMEKLHLRSCNLRSGQSKAKPIISEPVLLEGLNEEKMKMLNCVNISDLSGIRTKNNSSFSPQSCHSSSQSANSSTGSTASPVIKPGSPCGGRRMCAEHMDTSKLLLGNDLSQQNLKNDMTLQKSQVFQIPQGHKPGTFPTVLTDSSLSADSSSVNWRTGSFHGCRRSRSSSRGARSPVLGRDHRLSVYDNMPSPELQGLEQVGDDDVFSELNSVIADVNGLKKLVDQWTEKFSDDGDPDFTSDLTSLYPPSPKESSVEAEGSEDKAAGEAGGESSCGLGKEIGSADLEYITDSKKTNRHRKQHWCVEENLESLSLQADGQSAAQLARTQKLALLKLTALMDRYSPSSKQGWNWTIPKFIKKPKASDYKDKNVFGVPLLLNVQRTSHPLPNGILQALEYLRSHFLDQVGLFRKSGVKSRILSLREMNETSPNNVCYEGQSAFDVADMVKQYFRDLPEPIFTSRLCESFLHIYQYVPKDEQFQAVQAAILLLPKENREALKILLFFLRDVVAFVEENQMTPTNIAVCLAPSLFHLNTLRRDSSSSSTRSSQRKCSLGKPDQRELNENLAATQGLAHMIMECNRLFQVKLLPASPHHHR
- the LOC103817459 gene encoding rho GTPase-activating protein 7-like isoform X6, with the protein product MQFPIDVKTVRRDHEFLDGDAIESLFRRLNTLNKYASMKVEISRDRKRSDGSEDDEPCAISDRWAYERCSQRWSRIGSLAAFPAEEGAAAPSPGSPVLRAINNEDSVCLDHGEKHDVSSIHSTSSADSDIVNSQKPFEDVESSTSSSRCSSVKVPSLDSAFSCSPPHSEFLNITSEEKLLDKSPSKKRKSLLKKMEKLHLRSCNLRSGQSKAKPIISEPVLLEGLNEEKMKMLNCVNISDLSGIRTKNNSSFSPQSCHSSSQSANSSTGSTASPVIKPGSPCGGRRMCAEHMDTSKLLLGNDLSQQNLKNDMTLQKSQVFQIPQGHKPGTFPTVLTDSSLSADSSSVNWRTGSFHGCRRSRSSSRGARSPVLGRDHRLSVYDNMPSPELQGLEQVGDDDVFSELNSVIADVNGLKKLVDQWTEKFSDDGDPDFTSDLTSLYPPSPKESSVEAEGSEDKAAGEAGGESSCGLGKEIGSADLEYITDSKKTNRHRKQHWCVEENLESLSLQADGQSAAQLARTQKLALLKLTALMDRYSPSSKQGWNWTIPKFIKKPKASDYKDKNVFGVPLLLNVQRTSHPLPNGILQALEYLRSHFLDQVGLFRKSGVKSRILSLREMNETSPNNVCYEGQSAFDVADMVKQYFRDLPEPIFTSRLCESFLHIYQYVPKDEQFQAVQAAILLLPKENREALKILLFFLRDVVAFVEENQMTPTNIAVCLAPSLFHLNTLRRDSSSSSTRSSQRKCSLGKPDQRELNENLAATQGLAHMIMECNRLFQVKLLPASPHHHR
- the LOC103817459 gene encoding rho GTPase-activating protein 7-like isoform X7; translated protein: MLSCLKSDGSEDDEPCAISDRWAYERCSQRWSRIGSLAAFPAEEGAAAPSPGSPVLRAINNEDSVCLDHGEKHDVSSIHSTSSADSDIVNSQKPFEDVESSTSSSRCSSVKVPSLDSAFSCSPPHSEFLNITSEEKLLDKSPSKKRKSLLKKMEKLHLRSCNLRSGQSKAKPIISEPVLLEGLNEEKMKMLNCVNISDLSGIRTKNNSSFSPQSCHSSSQSANSSTGSTASPVIKPGSPCGGRRMCAEHMDTSKLLLGNDLSQQNLKNDMTLQKSQVFQIPQGHKPGTFPTVLTDSSLSADSSSVNWRTGSFHGCRRSRSSSRGARSPVLGRDHRLSVYDNMPSPELQGLEQVGDDDVFSELNSVIADVNGLKKLVDQWTEKFSDDGDPDFTSDLTSLYPPSPKESSVEAEGSEDKAAGEAGGESSCGLGKEIGSADLEYITDSKKTNRHRKQHWCVEENLESLSLQADGQSAAQLARTQKLALLKLTALMDRYSPSSKQGWNWTIPKFIKKPKASDYKDKNVFGVPLLLNVQRTSHPLPNGILQALEYLRSHFLDQVGLFRKSGVKSRILSLREMNETSPNNVCYEGQSAFDVADMVKQYFRDLPEPIFTSRLCESFLHIYQYVPKDEQFQAVQAAILLLPKENREALKILLFFLRDVVAFVEENQMTPTNIAVCLAPSLFHLNTLRRDSSSSSTRSSQRKCSLGKPDQRELNENLAATQGLAHMIMECNRLFQVKLLPASPHHHR